The Halomonas sp. THAF5a genome segment TCACTCATGATGTCGTCTCTCGTGACGAGGGGGCCAACGCAAGAGAGGTGCCCCTCGGGGCACCTCTCCTGACTCGCGCATCCCTCAGGATTTGTCGTGGTCCAGCTCCTCGCCCGGCAGGATCTCCTTGCCGTCGAAGTAGTCACGGGCCAGCTTGAAGACCACCGGCGACAGCAGCGCCAGGGCGATCAGGTTGGGGATGGCCATCATGGCGTTGAAGGTGTCGGCCATCAGCCAGATGAAGCCCAGCTGCGCCATGGCGCCCAGCGGAATCGCCAGCACGAACAGCACCCGGTAGAGCATGATCGAGCGCGTGCCGAACAGGAACTGGAAGCACTTCTCACCGTAGAAGGACCAGCCGAGGATGGTGGTGAAGGCGAACACCGCCAGGGCCAGCGACACGATCTGGTTGCCCATGCCCGGCAGGGCCGCATCGAAGGAGAGCGCGGTCAGCGACGCCCCGGCCTCCCCCGTCTGCCACACGCCGGCGGTCAGGATGACCAGGGCGGTGATGGTGCAGACGATGATGGTATCGATGAAGGTGCCCAGCATGGCGATCAGGCCCTGACGCACCGGGTTCTTGGTCTGCGCCGCGGCGTGAGCGATGGGCGCGCTGCCCAGGCCCGCCTCGTTGGAGAAGATGCCGCGTGCCACACCGAACCGGATGGCCGCCATCACCGCCGCGCCGGCGAAGCCGCCCACGGCCGAATGGGGGGTGAAGGCATAGGTGAAGATCATGCCGAAGGCCGCGCCGATCTGGTCGGCGTTGACGACCAGCACGATCAGGCCGGCGAGCACGTAGAGGATGCCCATGACCGGCACCAGCTTGCCCGCCACCTTGGCGATGCGCTTGATGCCGCCCAGGATCACCGCACCGGCCAGCACCATGATCACCACGCCGGTGATCCAGTGCGGCAGGCCGAAGGTGGAATCCAGGGCGTCGGCCACCGAGTTGGACTGCACGGTGTTCCCGATACCGAAGGCCGCCACGGCGCCGAAGAAGGCGAAGGCGCCACCGAGCCACAGCCACTTCTTGCCCAGGCCGTTCTTGATGTAGAACATCGGCCCGCCGATGTGGTAGCCGGTGCTGTCGGTTTCCCGATAGCGCACGGCCAGCACCGCCTCGGCAAACTTGGTGGCCATGCCGACCAGGGCGGTGATCCACATCCAGAAGACCGCCCCCGGGCCACCCAGCGCGATGGCCGTGGCGACCCCGGCAATGTTGCCGGTGCCGATGGTGGCCGACAGGGCGGTCATCAGGGCGTTGAACGGCGAGATCTCGCCATCGTCATGCTTCTCGGCGGCCTTGCCGGGTTCCGGCTTCTTGTCGCGGCCGGCCCACATCAGCTTGAAGCCCGTGCCGAGCTTGCGGATCGGCATCAGCTTGAGGCCCATCTGCAGATAGAGGCCCACCCCCAGCAGCAGGATGAGCATCAGGGGCCCCCACACCACGCCGTTGATGGCGCCGAATATACTGTTCAAGGTTTCCACGCGAATCTCCCTATTATCTTCTTCACGCTTGTTGTTGTGATCTGCCGCTGGTGACGACTCGCCAGCATGTCCGATGCCCATCCTCCCCCGTTTGGCAGACGGGCGAACCGAAAAGACGAAACTGCATGGTCAAGTCGCTCTTCGACGAAAGATCGACAGGACGAACGCCTTCACGATAGCGGATCATGCCACTGCTGCACCAGCCCGACGGCTCGGGCCATCCCCTCGCGCGTCGCCGGCCAGCCAGCGGCCACACCGGCCGCAGGTTTCCG includes the following:
- a CDS encoding sodium:alanine symporter family protein; translated protein: METLNSIFGAINGVVWGPLMLILLLGVGLYLQMGLKLMPIRKLGTGFKLMWAGRDKKPEPGKAAEKHDDGEISPFNALMTALSATIGTGNIAGVATAIALGGPGAVFWMWITALVGMATKFAEAVLAVRYRETDSTGYHIGGPMFYIKNGLGKKWLWLGGAFAFFGAVAAFGIGNTVQSNSVADALDSTFGLPHWITGVVIMVLAGAVILGGIKRIAKVAGKLVPVMGILYVLAGLIVLVVNADQIGAAFGMIFTYAFTPHSAVGGFAGAAVMAAIRFGVARGIFSNEAGLGSAPIAHAAAQTKNPVRQGLIAMLGTFIDTIIVCTITALVILTAGVWQTGEAGASLTALSFDAALPGMGNQIVSLALAVFAFTTILGWSFYGEKCFQFLFGTRSIMLYRVLFVLAIPLGAMAQLGFIWLMADTFNAMMAIPNLIALALLSPVVFKLARDYFDGKEILPGEELDHDKS